A part of Clarias gariepinus isolate MV-2021 ecotype Netherlands chromosome 14, CGAR_prim_01v2, whole genome shotgun sequence genomic DNA contains:
- the LOC128540825 gene encoding interferon-induced protein with tetratricopeptide repeats 5-like, with amino-acid sequence MSSTQDRVLKTRLLQLECHFTWALNKNDTDLTDLMTRLKEQLNLDLGRETGVPRTYSYMGFVKFLLGSNAEALSYFERSVELTLSQGNDCDKLLVVVYGDLAWLHYHMGHFTECESYLNKLSEIKNIYPSIPYAEVLGEKGWTFLKFSRKYYERSKVCFSEALKLDPDNSEWNTGLAIVLYRTEYIDQHSVASNAIDQLRRAIATNPDDNVLKVLLGLRLSVLKKYQEAESLVEQALERSPEHPHVIRYVGKYLRDQGSVDRSIALLKRALEKVSNKAFIHHQLGLCYKKKTVYLKRAGSHHTKSAEIKRAQEQCIYHLEKATELKPSFILAMGELALQYGVNRDLTKAEELFQNVLKVAKEKNDNYQSVLLNYAVFQQYNVRCEPAALKHYIECLKINPNQYEGKKSAQKLKDISKRRIENNPKDGEAFGILGIVHKEEGEKQQAIEYFEEALSYVDNEDYLRELCELRLSLQ; translated from the exons ATGAG TTCAACACAAGACAGAGTTTTGAAAACCAGACTTCTTCAGCTGGAATGCCATTTCACTTGGGCTCTGAATAAAAATGATACAGATCTCACAGATCTTATGACCAGGCTAAAAGAACAGCTTAACCTAGATCTTGGTAGAGAGACAGGAGTCCCACGCACATACAGCTATATGGGATTTGTAAAGTTTCTACTAGGCTCTAATGCTGAGGCACTTAGCTATTTTGAGAGATCTGTAGAGCTCACTTTGTCTCAAGGAAATGACTGTGACAAGCTGCTTGTTGTTGTCTATGGGGACCTTGCATGGTTACATTATCATATGGGCCATTTTACAGAGTGTGAAAGCTACCTGAATAAACTGAGtgagattaaaaatatatatccatCTATTCCATATGCTGAAGTGCTTGGAGAGAAGGGATGGACCTTTCTTAAATTTTCTCGCAAATATTATGAGAGGTCTAAAGTCTGCTTCAGTGAGGCCCTAAAACTCGACCCTGATAACAGTGAATGGAATACCGGCCTTGCAATTGTTCTTTATCGAACAGAGTATATTGACCAACATTCAGTGGCTTCAAATGCAATTGATCAACTTAGACGAGCCATAGCCACTAACCCAGATGATAACGTTCTTAAGGTTTTGCTTGGTCTAAGATTGTCTGTACTAAAGAAATACCAGGAGGCAGAGAGTCTAGTAGAGCAAGCCTTAGAGAGGTCTCCAGAACATCCTCATGTGATTCGATATGTTGGGAAGTATTTACGGGATCAAGGCTCTGTGGACAGGTCTATTGCCCTGCTCAAAAGAGCATTAGAGAAAGTGTCCAACAAAGCCTTTATACATCATCAGCTGGGACtctgctataaaaaaaagactgtgtATCTAAAAAGAGCAGGAAGTCACCATACAAAAAGTGCAGAAATTAAGCGAGCACAAGAGCAATGCATTTACCACTTGGAGAAAGCAACTGAACTGAAGCCCAGCTTCATTCTTGCTATGGGTGAACTGGCCCTGCAGTATGGGGTAAACAGGGATTTGACAAAAGCAGAAGAATTATTCCAGAATGTATTAAAggtggctaaagaaaaaaatgacaactACCAGTCTGTTCTTCTGAATTATGCGGTATTCCAGCAATACAATGTGAGATGTGAGCCTGCTGCTCTCAAACACTACATTGAATGTCTGAAGATAAATCCAAATCAATATGAAGGGAAGAAAAGTGCTCAAAAACTGAAAGACATTTCAAAGAGAAGAATTGAGAACAACCCAAAAGATGGAGAAGCCTTTGGAATACTTGGAATCGTTCATAAGgaagaaggagaaaaacaaCAAGCCATAGAGTACTTTGAGGAAGCGTTAAGCTATGTAGACAATGAGGATTACCTCAGAGAGCTTTGTGAACTTAGGCTTTCATTGCAGTAA
- the slc16a12b gene encoding monocarboxylate transporter 12-B isoform X2 — protein sequence MEQEVKVGAASMAQEKKRKKTAGVLPPDGGWGWMIVAGCFMVTVCTRAVTRCISIFFVEFQMHFARDYSGTAWIHSLVDCTTMLCAPLGSLIGNQLSCRVAVILGGFLASIGMVLSSFATSLEYLYLSLGVLTGLGFALCYTPAIAMVGIYFCERKALAYGIAMSGSGIGTFVLAPVVQLLIEHYSWRGALLILGGLVANLCVCGALLRPITLKEEEAFPLPVDTECGYSSTLLTFDQKEMNSKVKKSSKQYCMQFMQDYHFLLMPDFLVLAGSFLFLASGCSLPFVYLVPYALDVGVGHHHAAFLMSILGVIDIVGNITFGWFTDRRCLKKYRSICYMAAVGMEGLCCFLIPLLRTFALLVPFSVLYGYFDGAYVALIPVVTSDVVGTACLSSALGVVYFLHAIPYLLSPPIGGWLVDTTGTYTATFFLSGFALISSALLLCTITVVRHCQRIQRNSQNKVSTPEACEDKQAESYTAKIL from the exons ATG GAGCAAGAAGTGAAGGTGGGTGCAGCATCCATGGCTCaggaaaagaagagaaagaaaacagcAGGAGTGCTGCCGCCAGATGGTGGCTGGGGCTGGATGATTGTAGCCGGCTGTTTCATGGTCACTGTCTGCACCCGTGCTGTAACAAG atgcatctctatattttttgttgaatttcaaatgcattttgCACGGGATTACTCTGGGACTGCATGGATCCACTCGTTAGTAGACTGCACCACCATGCTGTGTG CTCCTCTAGGCAGCCTGATTGGGAATCAGCTCTCGTGCCGTGTTGCTGTGATACTTGGAGGATTCCTGGCCTCTATTGGAATGGTGCTTAGCTCTTTTGCCACCAGTTTAGAGTACCTCTACCTCTCTCTAGGTGTTTTAACTG GACTTGGCTTTGCTCTCTGTTACACACCAGCCATCGCTATGGTTGGCATTTATTTCTGCGAGAGGAAGGCTTTGGCTTACGGCATTGCTATGTCTGGCAGCGGCATAGGCACGTTCGTGCTGGCCCCTGTGGTGCAGCTACTGATTGAACACTACTCCTGGCGTGGTGCTCTGCTTATCCTGGGAGGCTTGGTGgccaacctgtgtgtgtgtggagcccTGCTACGGCCTATCACactcaaagaagaagaagccttCCCCCTGCCAGTGGACACAGAGTGTGGATATAGTTCAACACTGCTTACATTTGATCAGAAAGAAATGAAcagcaaagtgaaaaaaagcaGCAAGCAATACTGCATGCAGTTTATGCAGGACTACCATTTTTTGCTTATGCCCGACTTCCTGGTTTTGGCAGGCTCTTTCCTGTTTCTGGCCAGTGGCTGCAGCCTGCCATTTGTTTACTTGGTGCCCTATGCACTAGATGTGGGTGTCGGTCACCATCATGCCGCCTTTCTTATGTCTATTTTAGGTGTCATAGACATTGTGGGAAACATCACCTTTGGATGGTTCACAGACAGAAG GTGCTTGAAGAAGTACAGGAGCATTTGTTACATGGCTGCTGTGGGGATGGAGGGTCTCTGCTGCTTCCTCATCCCGCTCCTACGTACATTCGCTCTGCTAGTGCCCTTCTCTGTGCTTTATGGTTATTTTGACGGTGCTTATGTGGCACTTATTCCCGTAGTGACATCAGATGTAGTGGGAACAGCATGCCTGTCGTCTGCACTAGGTGTTGTGTACTTCCTGCACGCCATTCCATACCTGCTTAGCCCCCCTATTGGAG GCTGGTTGGTGGACACCACAGGCACCTACACTGCAACATTCTTTCTCAGTGGCTTTGCGCTCATCTCCAGCGCCCTCCTGCTGTGCACCATCACTGTGGTCCGCCACTGCCAGAGAATTCAGAGGAACTCACAGAACAAAGTCTCCACACCAGAAGCATGTGAAGACAAACAGGCAGAGTCTTATACTGCAAAAATCTTATAG
- the LOC128541680 gene encoding interferon-induced protein with tetratricopeptide repeats 5-like, which yields MSSTEGKHLKAELHKLECHFTWELNKEDLDLTDLLNRLEQHVDFNLGGKVGLAQTYNSLGYVKYHLGSPQDALVFLQKCVEVTREYREKDCDKWLIVPYGNLAWLQYHMKCFSECESYLEKIRGIAQKFPDSALGLHHEVIGEKAWALFKFSRKYYNQAKECFEKALEQDPMDPQWNCGYAFVLNRIESRHSSAPDSPTIKQLRQAVYTNPDNDELKAILALRLAQSKEYDEGEGLMEEALEGSPNAPNVIRYVGKFLRAFGSVDRSIALLKRALEKSPTSAFIHHQLGLCYKSKTTDLKCKGSAGTEIQRLRSQCIYHLDKATELKPGFVIAMTELAVQYSEDGKLDRADELFQQTLQIAKEKNEGLQQLYLHYAEFQQYRRRSLPTAITYYMECLTIDEDTTDGKKSAKHLSKINERQSSKSPGSGRHQRISLRKEAKNAGP from the exons ATGAG TTCAACCGAAGGGAAACATCTCAAAGCTGAACTGCACAAGCTTGAATGTCATTTCACGTGGGAGCTGAATAAAGAAGACCTTGATCTGACTGATCTTTTAAATAGACTGGAACAGCACGTTGACTTTAACCTTGGTGGTAAGGTGGGACTTGCGCAGACGTACAATTCTTTGGGATACGTGAAGTACCATCTAGGGTCTCCACAAGATGCACTTGTTTTCCTGCAGAAGTGTGTAGAGGTCACTAGAGAGTACCGGGAGAAGGACTGTGACAAGTGGCTCATAGTGCCCTATGGGAATCTGGCCTGGCTGCAGTACCACATGAAATGCTTTAGTGAATGTGAGAGTTACCTAGAGAAGATCAGAGGCATTGCGCAGAAATTCCCTGATTCTGCTTTAGGTCTTCATCACGAAGTGATTGGAGAAAAGGCTTGGGCCTTGTTCAAGTTCTCACGCAAGTACTATAACCAGGCTAAAGAGTGCTTTGAGAAGGCTTTGGAGCAAGACCCCATGGATCCTCAATGGAATTGTGGTTATGCTTTTGTACTAAACAGAATAGAAAGCCGGCACTCCAGTGCACCAGACTCGCCAACAATTAAACAACTCCGACAGGCAGTGTACACCAATCCAGATAATGATGAGCTTAAAGCTATTCTAGCATTAAGGCTTGCTCAGTCCAAAGAATATGATGAAGGGGAGGGACTGATGGAAGAAGCTTTGGAGGGTTCTCCTAATGCTCCCAATGTCATTCGATATGTGGGTAAATTTTTGCGGGCCTTTGGCTCTGTGGATAGGTCCATCGCCCTGCTAAAAAGAGCTTTAGAGAAGTCACCTACATCAGCTTTCATACACCATCAGCTAGGCCTCTGCTACAAGAGCAAAACAACcgatttaaaatgtaaagggAGTGCTGGTACTGAGATTCAGAGGCTTCGAAGTCAGTGCATTTATCATTTAGACAAGGCCACTGAACTGAAGCCTGGCTTTGTTATAGCTATGACTGAGCTGGCAGTTCAGTACAGTGAAGATGGGAAGCTTGATCGTGCAGATGAACTGTTTCAGCAAACCTTGCAGattgctaaagaaaaaaatgagggCTTACAACAACTGTATCTCCATTATGCAGAGTTTCAGCAGTACAGAAGAAGATCACTACCCACAGCCATCACTTATTATATGGAATGTCTGACGATAGATGAGGACACAACAGATgggaaaaaaagtgcaaaacatCTGAGCAAGATTAATGAAAGACAATCATCTAAAAGCCCTGGGAGCGGAAGACACCAGAGAATCTCTCTTAGGAAAGAGGCAAAAAATGCAGGGCCTTAA
- the slc16a12b gene encoding monocarboxylate transporter 12-B isoform X1, with translation MWFALAAKEQEVKVGAASMAQEKKRKKTAGVLPPDGGWGWMIVAGCFMVTVCTRAVTRCISIFFVEFQMHFARDYSGTAWIHSLVDCTTMLCAPLGSLIGNQLSCRVAVILGGFLASIGMVLSSFATSLEYLYLSLGVLTGLGFALCYTPAIAMVGIYFCERKALAYGIAMSGSGIGTFVLAPVVQLLIEHYSWRGALLILGGLVANLCVCGALLRPITLKEEEAFPLPVDTECGYSSTLLTFDQKEMNSKVKKSSKQYCMQFMQDYHFLLMPDFLVLAGSFLFLASGCSLPFVYLVPYALDVGVGHHHAAFLMSILGVIDIVGNITFGWFTDRRCLKKYRSICYMAAVGMEGLCCFLIPLLRTFALLVPFSVLYGYFDGAYVALIPVVTSDVVGTACLSSALGVVYFLHAIPYLLSPPIGGWLVDTTGTYTATFFLSGFALISSALLLCTITVVRHCQRIQRNSQNKVSTPEACEDKQAESYTAKIL, from the exons ATGTGGTTTGCACTTGCTGCTAAGGAGCAAGAAGTGAAGGTGGGTGCAGCATCCATGGCTCaggaaaagaagagaaagaaaacagcAGGAGTGCTGCCGCCAGATGGTGGCTGGGGCTGGATGATTGTAGCCGGCTGTTTCATGGTCACTGTCTGCACCCGTGCTGTAACAAG atgcatctctatattttttgttgaatttcaaatgcattttgCACGGGATTACTCTGGGACTGCATGGATCCACTCGTTAGTAGACTGCACCACCATGCTGTGTG CTCCTCTAGGCAGCCTGATTGGGAATCAGCTCTCGTGCCGTGTTGCTGTGATACTTGGAGGATTCCTGGCCTCTATTGGAATGGTGCTTAGCTCTTTTGCCACCAGTTTAGAGTACCTCTACCTCTCTCTAGGTGTTTTAACTG GACTTGGCTTTGCTCTCTGTTACACACCAGCCATCGCTATGGTTGGCATTTATTTCTGCGAGAGGAAGGCTTTGGCTTACGGCATTGCTATGTCTGGCAGCGGCATAGGCACGTTCGTGCTGGCCCCTGTGGTGCAGCTACTGATTGAACACTACTCCTGGCGTGGTGCTCTGCTTATCCTGGGAGGCTTGGTGgccaacctgtgtgtgtgtggagcccTGCTACGGCCTATCACactcaaagaagaagaagccttCCCCCTGCCAGTGGACACAGAGTGTGGATATAGTTCAACACTGCTTACATTTGATCAGAAAGAAATGAAcagcaaagtgaaaaaaagcaGCAAGCAATACTGCATGCAGTTTATGCAGGACTACCATTTTTTGCTTATGCCCGACTTCCTGGTTTTGGCAGGCTCTTTCCTGTTTCTGGCCAGTGGCTGCAGCCTGCCATTTGTTTACTTGGTGCCCTATGCACTAGATGTGGGTGTCGGTCACCATCATGCCGCCTTTCTTATGTCTATTTTAGGTGTCATAGACATTGTGGGAAACATCACCTTTGGATGGTTCACAGACAGAAG GTGCTTGAAGAAGTACAGGAGCATTTGTTACATGGCTGCTGTGGGGATGGAGGGTCTCTGCTGCTTCCTCATCCCGCTCCTACGTACATTCGCTCTGCTAGTGCCCTTCTCTGTGCTTTATGGTTATTTTGACGGTGCTTATGTGGCACTTATTCCCGTAGTGACATCAGATGTAGTGGGAACAGCATGCCTGTCGTCTGCACTAGGTGTTGTGTACTTCCTGCACGCCATTCCATACCTGCTTAGCCCCCCTATTGGAG GCTGGTTGGTGGACACCACAGGCACCTACACTGCAACATTCTTTCTCAGTGGCTTTGCGCTCATCTCCAGCGCCCTCCTGCTGTGCACCATCACTGTGGTCCGCCACTGCCAGAGAATTCAGAGGAACTCACAGAACAAAGTCTCCACACCAGAAGCATGTGAAGACAAACAGGCAGAGTCTTATACTGCAAAAATCTTATAG